The following are encoded together in the Cicer arietinum cultivar CDC Frontier isolate Library 1 chromosome 2, Cicar.CDCFrontier_v2.0, whole genome shotgun sequence genome:
- the LOC101499057 gene encoding uncharacterized protein, whose protein sequence is MSVVPNTSVVTTNMELNSSSPKLNESVVDVVGNKISDSTNGKTCHQCRQKIKDLAVICKNPKNGKPCINKFCRKCLFNRYGETVEEVNLLNDWICPKCRGICNCSLCMKKRGQRPTGALARTAKASGFKSVSEMLRQKTSGGLESNKVENIDVMPTNVATFENEFVGISDDDINDDVNSKMDIARAQPLNVDKCVVSPMTSKIEEEIHLPLGTNVTKILDMELPPQDVGNALQFLEFCLVFGEVLDVKKEEAEAILRALIRKQNLYLVVEFQIKMLTMILSDSGIKSLSSRSPCLTLTDGNNSWLKALKILMAKSHHMLQEFPLDWLEEGIRGYYDLDLSKKLILLNFLCDEALGTMKLRKYVDDQNAIFAQEKKETKLKVAEAKEKEKSLKQKLLDETKKVEDSIPISEHDANVLEIKSEIAKAHVEFLEAKGAISKRKQSSNAVRTEPEFVDSNGQTFWKLKCYNDENESVMLMQDITIKHDDGVVDNEEWFVYGCEQKKEIDKYISSRAKRFKTRNISSTLQNESSEADM, encoded by the exons ATGTCTGTTGTTCCAAATACATCAGTTGTGACTACCAACATGGAACTCAAttcttcttcaccaaaattGAATGAGAGTGTGGTTGATGTCGTTGGAAACAAAATCTCTGACTCTACCAACGGAAAAACTTGTCATCAG TGTCGACAAAAAATTAAGGATTTGGCTGTTATATGTAAGAATCCAAAAAATGGAAAGCCTTGTATCAATAAGTTCTGCCGCAAATGCTTGTTTAATAG ATATGGAGAAACGGTAGAAGaggtaaatttgttgaatgatTGGATTTGTCCAAAGTGTAGGGGCATTTGCAATTGTAGTTTATGCAT GAAAAAAAGAGGTCAAAGACCTACTGGTGCTCTAGCACGTACAGCCAAGGCTTCTGGGTTTAAGTCTGTGTCTGAAATGCTAAGACAAAAGACTTCTGGTGGTTTAGAATCAAATAAGgttgaaaatattgatgttatgcCTACAAATGTAGCTACTTTTGAAAAT GAGTTTGTAGGTATTAGTGATGATGATATTAATGATGATGTCAATTCAAAGATGGACATAGCAAGAGCACAACCTCTAAATGTTGATAAATGTGTTGTAAGCCCAATGACATCAAAAATTGAGGAAGAGATTCATTTGCCTCTTGGTACTAATGTAACAAAAATATTGGACATGGAGTTGCCACCACAAGATGTTGGAAATGCTTtacaatttttagaattttgcTTAGTATTTGGAGAG GTTCTAGATGTCAAGAAAGAAGAAGCTGAAGCTATCTTGCGAGCATTGATAAGAAAGCAAAATTTGTACTTAGTGGttgaatttcaaataaaaatgttgaCTATGATATTATCTGATTCGGGAATTAA gtcactttcgagTAGGTCTCCATGCTTAACTCTAACTGATGGAAATAATTCGTGGTTGAAAGCTCTAAAGATTTTAATGGCTAAATCTCATCATATGCTACAAGAATTTCCTTTGGATTGGCTTGAAGAAGGAATTAGAGGATATTATGATCTAGATTTATCTAAAAAACTCATCCTTTTGAATTTTCTTTGTGATGAGGCTTTGGGCACAAT GAAGTTAAGAAAATATGTTGATGACCAAAATGCTATATTTGCTcaagaaaagaaagagacaaAGCTTAAGGTTGCTGAAGCTAAGGAAAAG GAAAAAAGTCTAAAGCAAAAGTTGTTGGATGAGACAAAAAAAGTGGAAGATAGCATTCCAATTTCTGAACATGATGCTAATGTTTTGGAGATAAAAAGTGAAATAGCTAAAGCACATGTTGAGTTTCTTGAGGCAAAGGGTGCAATCTCTAAAC gGAAACAAAGTTCAAATGCTGTAAGAACTGAGCCGGAGTTTGTTGATAGTAATGGTCAAACATTTTGGAAATTAAAGTGTTATAATGATGAAAATGAAAGTGTTATGTTGATGCAAG ATATCACGATAAAACATGACGATGGTGTTGTTGATAACGAAGAATGGTTTGTTTATGGGTGTGAGCAAAAGAAAGAGATTGATAAGTACATTTCATCAAG ggCAAAGAGATTCAAAACTCGCAACATTTCCTCTACACTTCAAAATGAAAGCAGTGAAGCAGATATGTAG